From Hirundo rustica isolate bHirRus1 chromosome 1, bHirRus1.pri.v3, whole genome shotgun sequence, a single genomic window includes:
- the RALBP1 gene encoding ralA-binding protein 1: MTECFLPPTSSPSEHRRVEHSGGLARTPSSEEISPTKFPGLYRTGEPSPPHDSLHEPPDIVSDDEKEHGKKKGKFKKKEKRTEGYAAFQEDSSGDEAESPSKLKRSKGIHVFKKPSFSKKKEKDFKIKEKPKDEKHKEEKHKEDKHKEKKSKDLTAADVVKQWKEKKKKKKPIQETEIPQVDVPSHRPVFGIPLSDAVDRTMMYDGIRLPAVFRECIDYVEKYGMKCEGIYRVSGIKSKVDELKAAYDREESPNLEEYEPNTVASLLKQYLRELPENLLTKELMPRFEDACGKSTEAEKVQECQRLLKELPECNHLLISWLIVHMDHVIAKELETKMNIQNISIVLSPTVQISNRVLYVFFTHVQEFFGNVTLKQVTKPLRWSNMATMPALPETQESIKEEIRRQEFLLNCLHRDLQAGIKDLSKEERLWEVQRILTALKRKLREAKRQECETKIAQEIASLSKEDVSKEEMNENEEVINILLAQENEILTEQEELLAMEQFLRRQIASEKEEIDRLRAEIAEIQSRQQHGRSETEEYSSESESESEDEEELQVILEDLQRQNEELEIKNNHLNQAIHEEREAIIELRVQLRLLQRAKSEQQGQEEEEPEKRGGVSQQQRDTVLETKAAKEQPKASKEQQVKPSPSKDRKETPI; encoded by the exons ATGACCGAGTGCTTCCTGCCTCCCACGAGCAGCCCCAGTGAACACCGTCGGGTAGAGCACAGCGGGGGCCTTGCTCGTACTCCCAGCTCTGAAGAAATCAGTCCGACAAAATTCCCTGGATTGTACCGCACCGGTGAGCCCTCACCTCCTCACGACAGCTTGCATGAGCCTCCAGATATAGTATCTGATGATGAAAAGGAGcatgggaagaagaaaggaaaatttaagaaaaaagaaaaaagaa CGGAAGGTTACGCTGCGTTTCAAGAGGACAGTTCCGGCGATGAAGCTGAAAGTCCTTCCAAGTTGAAGCGGTCCAAGGGAATACATGTCTTCAAGAAACCCAGCTTTTccaaaaagaaggagaaggattttaaaataaaagagaagccCAAAGATGAAaaacacaaggaagaaaagcataaggaagacaaacacaaagagaaaaagtcAAAAGACTTAACTGCAGCAGATGTTGTAAAACagtggaaagagaagaagaaaaagaaaaagccaattCAAGAGACAGAGATACCTCAAGTGGATGTTCCAAGTCACAGACCCGTGTTTGGCATTCCTTTGTCTGATGCAGTAGACAGGACCATGATGTATGATGGCATCCGCCTGCCAGCAGTTTTCCGTGAATGTATAGATTACGTAGAGAAGTATGGCATGAAATGTGAAGGCATCTACAGAGTTTCAG gaataaaatcaaaagTTGACGAGCTGAAGGCAGCCTATGATCGCGAAGAATCTCCAAACCTGGAAGAATATGAGCCCAATACAGTCGCCAGCTTGCTCAAACAGTACCTACGGGAACTGCCTGAAAATCTGCTTACCAAAGAGCTCATGCCCCGCTTTGAAGATGCTTGTGGAAAGAGCACAGAAGCTGAGAAAGTTCAGGAGTGCCAGaggctgctgaaggagctgccAGAGTGTAACCATCTCCTGATTTCATGGCTGATTGTACATATGGACCATGTTATTGCAAAGGaactggaaacaaaaatgaacaTCCAGAATATTTCTATAGTGCTCAGCCCTACTGTCCAG ATCAGCAACCGTGTCCTGTATGTGTTTTTTACACATGTTCAAGAGTTTTTTGGAAATGTGACCCTCAAGCAGGTGACAAAACCTCTTCGCTGGTCAAATATGGCAACAATGCCAGCACTTCcagaaacacaggaaagcaTCAAAGAAGAAATCAGGCGACAG GAGTTCCTTCTGAACTGTTTACACAGAGACTTGCAGGCAGGGATAAAAGACTTATCCAAAGAGGAGAGACTCTGGGAGGTGCAGAGAATCTTAACAGCTCTTAAGAGGAAACTAAGAGAAGCTAAGAGACAG GAGTGTGAAACAAAGATTGCACAAGAAATTGCTAGCCTTTCAAAGGAGGATGTCTCCAAAGAAGAAATGAATGAGAACGAGGAAGTTATAAATATTCTGCTTGCACAG GAGAACGAGATTTTAACAGAACAAGAAGAGCTGCTGGCCATGGAGCAGTTTCTGCGGAGACAGATCGCCTCCGAGAAGGAAGAAATAGATCGACTCCGAGCAGAAATAGCTGAAATACAAAG TCGCCAGCAGCACGGCCGCAGTGAAACCGAGGAATACTCTTCCGAGAGTGAAAGTGAGAGTgaagatgaggaggagctgcaggtcaTCCTGGAGGATTTGCAGAGACAGAACGAGGAACTGGAG ATCAAGAACAATCACCTGAACCAAGCGATTCACGAGGAGCGCGAGGCCATCATCGAGCTGCGCGTGCAGCTCCGCCTGCTGCAGCGCGCAAAATctgagcagcaggggcaggaggaagaggagccgGAAAAGCGCGGGGGCGTttctcagcagcagagagacaCTGTCCTGGAGACAAAAGCAGCCAAAGAGCAGCCAAAAGCAAGCAAGGAGCAGCAAGTCAAGCCATCGCCAAGTAAAGACAGGAAAGAAACCCCGATTTGA